The Artemia franciscana chromosome 13, ASM3288406v1, whole genome shotgun sequence genomic sequence tttttcttcttatatatttttgtattgctgaggacgacccttggacatagggtcaagatattaattctaatttgtttcccactgtatTTAGAAATTATCTAttgttgtgttgcgagagcaacactttggttttgtcctttttttctttttttttctatgccgctgatgttggcttattcctggaaactggtaaggatctaacctgtgcggtttttacggaaagtgtggacctcgggGCAGATtgatggcattacattttggaaagctccgcagaactcttgcctggggccaaaaaggatggtttttgcttgtccacgagccagggcctatggtgtgcaaaatgaagtggagttatatagcctatgtcagagaggagtatctgaagttgtgcagccaagctttcgtttcatcaaaccatgtttctgctttcgagtggaaagctccgttctagcaggcaagcaggcaggcaccgctttcaaattgaagatggactaaaatctaaaagtgttaaatatatgcagcagttacccggccccacagccaatatatcttctttgagggataaatagaaaaatttacagaagcaaaaaaacggcattttcccacgggtccgaaagtgctgccgtgattttgtctgggtttatcatttgttttttcggactcgggattgaggtagagaaatgttatcagatgtacctcttaaactttaaaagttctgtcattgctaaagaaattggagctgatcctttgctcctttctaagtggtgaggttagaaagttggcctaaggcaaaaaaaaatcaacttttgaactaagacagatagaattttttttcgacggcaatcgttAGCTCTTGATAAGCTGAtaaaagtatatgtcatccatttttttggtgcaaaaattccttcatgagatatactagtttgaaagtttcaaggggttgacaacttcagtagtagggtacacactgaaaccaaaaataagccgatacaaattgtgagacatgtaggggacttgtaaggaaaggtcgtcagttagctcataatcatcttcggcagtgaggggtttgcgaattttgctatttggtgtacttattatttgtttacagtgtatttgatggtaagaccgagttggttccagtggtaagacatgtaggggacttgtaagtaataatcctctgttaggctacaatcatctttagtgaagaggggtttgtaacttttgctagttggtgtagcctacccatactcactgtaacctagaattaagtgtttacgcaacgggtacaaacgataacgtaaaacaacgaggcagtttcataataattaatagagtgtcatctatggtgttttgatcctgaaaagttacggatagctttataataccaagtagattatataagatattgttccaagtcttgatccgttacgatgtctacgattgaaaaggataaagttcaactggctgcaaagtcaatttagtcccttctttcgatattcttctgttattgttgttttttcaacgctgaggaatagtctttgatcatgtgattactgatcacgttcttctttgaacataacgttttaaaagtttcgataggctgacaacttcagcgtttaaccgatagcaaagaaacaaaaccaaagtgttgctctcgcaacacttcaTTTGGCGAAGCTGGACAAAGGTTGCTgtaacacttcacgttgctcaggaaACGTAGGTCTAGTTCTTCCTGTTTTTGGTGTTAGTGATGGAaatgcagtgtggtcttcgtcgctatttactgTCAATACTGTTGCTTCtaatatttttcatcttttcatacAGTGAAACGATATTACTTACCATCACTAACATATAGCTGTCCATATATTTTTGCTATCATTATTAGATAATAGTATgtttattaaacaatttttgccACTGAAAGAATAAAGAGGGAATAAAAGgtgatatttttggtttttgtacAGTTTTGCCAAATATTGGACAAACAGGACGCGTtctaaaaacttcaaatgaaaCAGCTTTGTACTCTGAGCAAAacacattagaacttaaaaataaatggtTGATATTTACTAACTATGACATAACACTTTTAGAGCTTACCATTATTTTCCAAATGCGGAAAATATacatttacatttacatttaACATAGacaaaatatacatttattataTATGCATTTACTataaatatacatttattatttgatatataCATTTAACgaagatgttttttgtttttaaattcagcTGCAGTTCGCCAGAGGTCTAAGCAGCAACTAAGAAAAAGGAATATACTAATTGGTCTAGTATCAGTGATTGGATCAGTAATTATTATGGTATTAGTAATCAAATTGCTCAGTGCTGGACAAAGGACAGGAGATGCTGCTTGTACATGTGATTATGAAAATTCAACAACTTCTGAAACAAACTCGACTGTATTTGATTTTGATGACGATATTGCAGAAGGCTTGAGGTCTGGATGCAACGGAACAGTAGTTTGTGTAGTAGGTGAGCATCAATTCTTTTAtaccattttgtttttcagcatCCTAGCGAAAATTCTTAACtagaaattttgcaaaaaattcttctttacctgagctaaaaaaaaaacaacttttaactAATACTTCTAAGGAATTTTGTAACAAATCGaggttttgttgaattttaagcTTAGTATTCTAAAACTGGTAATAAAGGCGAAGCAAGATCACTATTTTCTACGCTATAAACATTAATGAGAAACCATGACtggtaatattttatatatataatataaaatacttttatttttatataatatgtttatattatattatatatatatatatatatatatatatatatatatatatatatatatatatatatatatatatatatatatatatatatatatatatatagtttattatatatatatatatatatatagtttattatatgtttatatagtttatataatattattatatgtaatatagtttattatatatatatatatatatatatatatatatatatatatatatatatatatatatatatatatatatatatatatatatatatactagctaggccccggcggcttcgccgccgggccccagcatggcacgcggcaaggttctatatatggattctcattgtcccttgtgttctaaccacagacagggCTGGGTCCCGGTGGCCTTGCCACTGGTCCCCGCGGGCCCCAGCATGACACGCGGCAAggttctatatatggattctcattgtcccttgtgttttAACCACAGAGAGTGCTGGGTCCCGGTGGCTTTGCCACCGGTCCCtgcgggccccagcatggcacgtggcaggcttctatatatggattctcattgtcccttgtgttctgggtcccggcaacgctgtcatttttggatcgaattgatgacgtaaattggtttagttttctgttttaaggttttcgaattgcttgaatccattgtcaaaatatatagaaatatatgtgcaatcatcagttttttttacattttaagcaatttaataaaaatttctttttgacattaattgacactttgacaaattttctttgagtagCAAGCATTCTAAACTTCAGTAATTTCTCacaagttttttacattttaatcaatttaataaaatttaaaaagagtgtCAATTTTTTGAGCTCGTGTAACGGTAATAACGGTCATGTAACAGACGGAcactacatttatatatatatatatatatatatatatatatatatatatatatatatatatatatatatatataatacttttatttttatataatatgtctatattatgttatatttatagtttattatgtgtttatatatatatatatatatatatatatatatatatatatatatatatatatatatatatatatatatatattatactggTGATAATTTATGTGGAGCAAACTcttttgtttctaaaaatatCTTCAAAGATAGGCTAGCCTTTTAGGGTATACTGAATTTTTCCTAAACTTGTGCTTTTTGAATTTCCTACCCAATTAGCACATTGTTTCCAGGAGCTAACGGCAAATTGTTAGCAAACGTAAAGATTTGACGATGGAAAACCTCTTGTAAATGAAATACGTGTCATACAGCACTTAgggcttgccccccccccatcttaAGGAATTTACAATTGCTCTTACAATTTTCTCTGTGTTTTATAAATagtatttattacatttttggggggattttgcaCTTTCGGAGATGTTTTCCTCTAAATCTAAATAAATCCAAatctaaattaaatataaaaaatcgctattaaatcttgttttttgtttttgtctacAGGTGTGACAATGGGTCCAGCGTTAGCTTGAATATGGTAGATTAATATATAGCAAAAGATTatcttttctgtttcttttttgtttttatatactTCAACCAGTATCAAACAATTCGAGGGAACAAAGTATGAGTAAGGAGCGGCTCCTGTTAATGGTAGCTGAAAATCTAATAAACCGagttttgaaaacaatataCACGTctaaagaatcgaatttttacgatGATTCTAAGTACGTAGAATTCATTAGGTTTAAAATTACACCCCAGCGGTTGTAATCCTGAGAAAAtgtaattttcgaaaaaggagaaaacacccgATAGAAATTGACTGATCTTTATGACAATTGCACTATCAAATTCGGCATATCAGACAAATCTATTTCAGAGGTTTTAAACCACTATCTACCATTACTTGGTAGATATTCAGTCTTGTTTCAGAATTCACACTGTGAACACCTTTTTTTGGATATAATCTCATTCACACAATAAGACAATTGTTATTCCCTGGTCATTCAAGGTGTTTGCACCTCGCTGAAATCAACCGTTCCAAACCTGTTTTTACATCAGATTATTGATGATAGCAAGGACTGATCTAACGTGATTCAAACTAGATCgtaattattgatttatttaatgatgGCGAGCGTgagccaaaaaaattttgaggacTTCAAAGTTAGCATTAATACCATGCTGACGAAACTGGATAAACTCGACATTATTTTGGCAAACCAAAACGAATGGCCTAAGAAGTTTGGAGGCTGATATTGAAGTCATAAAATAGGATGGACTAGAACGTGGCAATAGATTCGTGAACTCGAAAGTCAACTGAGCGCACATAAAGCTTCCTGTGAATTACTGTCTAAAAGAACTATTGGTAATTGACTtaaaaagcagaagaaaaaatCTCATCATTCGTGGTCTACGAAACGAAAAGGGTAACCGAACCCTGGAATCTAACATGGAATCATGGATCAGTGATACTTTGGGAATTTCTAGCCCCATTACCATTGACAATTTGTATCGACTGGGGTCGAAAACAAGCGATAACCTTACCACTAGGCGAGGCTCATCGAAAACTGTGACGTTAAAACCAGTTTTCTTTCCCTTAGCAACGACAAAGAGAGTGCAATTTATTATGCGTAATTCGGGGAAGCTTAAAGGTTCGGGAGCTCGTGTTGTGTCTGATCTTCCTCCCAAACTTAACGATATCAGGAACGGCCTTCTTGCTAAGGCTAAAGGCCTGCGCGAAGCTGGAAAATGTGAGTCCTCCAGGATCAAACAGAAGGGAGCGGATCTATGGTTAGAAGTACGTCACCTGAACTCTGAGGAGTGGGTTAAATACAATGACCATCATGAAGCTGAACAGTTAACAGTGAACTGCAATAATGAttataatgattatttaaaaagagtattattcatttttctattttttaatatttatattaagtgacaacagaatatttttttatgaagtttTTGTCGAGATAAGTGGTGGTTTTTGCTGTCAGTATGGGTGATATATCAACAAGTAGAGAATagtattcaattttttcttttttttctggtcgTCATCATGGTTAGTTAAAAATCAAATACGATCTAACCGTAATAATCATGGttcttgtttttgtcttttcttgtcttctcttttgttcttttatattttttgtcgtAGATGTAGATCAGTTTCTTAAGTGTATTACTGTATTTTATCACATTCAGTTattaattttcctttctttaccTTTTCTCCCACCCCATTCGGGGGCGCGTCCAGCAATCATTGATCTACTAAGAATTAATGTCTAAATTTACAGATGGCGAGACCTTAAACAAATTCTAGCAAATGATCTAGTGAAAGAGTATTTTGGTAATATGGATGAATCTGTGGTAGCTCTCccccaaaataaatatattaatgatAATTATATAGATCATATAGCTACTCCAGGATCATTCCGGTCAATATTTTGGAATGAGTAAAATGGTTTTCTATCGGCGTTTCTTCCCAGTCATGATGTTTTGTCGATTGGGGTGTGTTAAACATTTCTTTATGATAATCTTTCTTCTTCAGTCCAAATTCTAGAttataatttctttgaaaaatcacGAGTAtcgaaaaataaaggaggaatcGGGTGTTATGTACGTCATGATATTCATTAGCGAAAAATAACAGATTTTGATGACTTATACGaggaaatgaaatttgaatttttaattttacaattgaaaatacataatgAGAATGTTGCGTGTTGTGTTTGTTataagccccctcatatatcaccttcttctttttcttcgtcTCTTAATACCCTCATGAAGCTAATATCAAGCAAGTACCAAAGGGTAATCTTGATGGGAGACTTCAACATCAATTTGATGTATGATCCACATCAGACAACAAATGACAACATCAGacaacaaataaagaaaagaaggagTGTAGACTTAGCAAAAAGGCGATAGATTTTCTATCGATTTACCTGTCGCATGGTTTATTACCTCTTTGTAACATGCCTACAAGAATAACTGCAACGCCGGCATCACTGATGGTCAATATTCTGACGAATTTTGAGACAAATCTAATAAGGATAGTATTGGTGGATTCTTCTGATCATTTCATGTTGTTTTCTGAATTAAAAGTGAGCTTAaactgagcaaaaaaaaatccaaaaagtcatggatattcaataaaaatacgcTGCGACtattaaaagaaagattaaatGTTATGAATGATAATGGACTTTTTGAATCTGAGGATGTGAACCACGTtatggatttatttttaaagcagtctaaggaaatattaaatgaaacaTGCCCGGTGAAAAAGATTAATCTGAGACATTATTAATCTCCTAGTAAGCCGTGGATATCCAAAGGTGTACTACGATctataaagtttaaaaatcaattattcaGAAGGCAACTTAACCGTCCATTTGATGAAAACATTTCTGAATTTAAAAGGTATAAAAATCAACTGTCAAAAATTCTTTGATTGGAAAAGAAGAATTATTATGAACGAGAGTTGGGAAAGTTCGTTTGTCTCCGAAAAAGACTTGGTCACTAATTAACGAATGCCTTAGTAAGAGGAAGGACCAAAGTTTTCCAGATGAAATGTGCACTCCTGAAAATCAAGTACCTCGTAATGATAAGAAGGAAATAGCAGATGCCCTGTACCGGCATTTTCCTAAAATAGCTGGGAAAAACTTGTTGCCTCATCAAGATCAAgtagtcaaaataaaaatggttttagAAAGTTCCTTCCACCACCACATGATATGTCAATATTTTAAACACAGGTTTCTGAATAAGAATTAAAGAATGTAGttactcttttgaaaaatggtaATTCTGAGGGTTTTGATGGATCATGGATCATGGATGGATTTAATAGATGATGGATCGACATTTTTGCTAAAAGAAATATTCCCTCAAATCTCGCGCATTTTGTCATATAATAAACCTGGCATTTAAAAACGGGACGTTCCCTTCATCATTAAAAGATTCAGGAATATTGGCTCTTTAAAAAGGAGGGCAGAAAACAAATCCGTCAAATTACCGCCCTATATTGCTCCTGTCggctttttataaaataattgaatGTTGTCTGTATAATAGAATAATGCGTTTTTAGATCATTTTGAAATGATAAATCAGCTACAATTCGGATTTCGCAAATGTCATTCTACCGATCATGCCGTCCTATTACTAACACAGTATGTCCATGATATTCTTGACCGTGGAGAAATTCCAGCCTCCATTTTTCTTGACATTGAAAAAGTGTTTGATTCAATATCTTGTGATATTTTTAATGCATAAGTAGGATCATTACGGTATAAGAGGGCCAGCAAAATCCCTAATAGCATCTTATGTTAAGGACCGTTCTCAATATGTTGATGGAGGTGATGTTTCATCTGAAATGACTCGTCAATCTAATACCGCTGGTGACCCGCAAGGGTCAATATTTGGTCCCctacttttcttaatttatgtgAATGACCTGAATATTTCAATGAGAATATTTGGTTTGAATTTGTAATTTGCGGATGACACTGCATTGGAAGAAGCTTTCAGCCATCTTCTATTGTGGCTTGAGTCAAATTTCTTAGCTCTTaacgctgataaaacaaaattcgTGGTTTTCTCGCAATGTAACACTGCAGTTCCTGAGCTTCAACTAACTGAATCAACTGATTTTAAATTAATGATTTCACGAGCAGCAACTATGCGATACCTTGGAGTACTCCTTGACTCTAATCTATCATGGAAGCCTCATATATCTAATCTGTGGATGAAATTGGGGAGAAATATAGGTATAACGCGAAGACTTAGGTCATCTGTTCCCCTTGAAGCAACGTGATCACTGTACTATGCACTTATTCCTTCTCATTTAATGTTTTCATCACTTGTTTACCTTAACACATTTAGTTCTCATATTGCGCCACTTCAGAGAAAACAGAACAAAGCTCTGCGGGTCCTTAAGAGTTACTTGCCTTTCCCTAAATTATACCAGCGAAGTCGTCAGCAGAATCTCTATATTGCTTCCTTAATATTCTTCCCTCAAGAAATTTTGTGACTGTTGAATCTATCCTCTTTAAACTGAAGTATGACCGTGGTTTGCTTCCCTTGTTTTTTCGTTCCTCGAACCTTTTCCCTCTTCAAAGTATTGAGCACGGACAtctaactagaaattttaataaattgtatcagccaagaataataaatgaaagattGAAGTTTTCGCTTCGAAACTCGGTAATTCGGTATTGGTATATTTATGCGTCTAAACTGGATACTGAATTCAAACAACCAaacgaaaacttaaatttatgttGATATATTGAAACTTGTTTGTGATAAGTGAGTTGTTTTTAGTTAATGCGGATCGCCTTTGGGATGTTACGTTTGTTCCCATGCTGGACCTGGGCATTCTCCAGGGTTCTttgtgtcttttattttattttattgatattttttttatttc encodes the following:
- the LOC136034563 gene encoding uncharacterized protein LOC136034563, translated to MLETDHDFESAAVRQRSKQQLRKRNILIGLVSVIGSVIIMVLVIKLLSAGQRTGDAACTCDYENSTTSETNSTVFDFDDDIAEGLRSGCNGTVVCVVDGALFSWHTSRPRAARCRLGDRFDPVTRSCTPR